The genomic DNA GGAGGGCGAGGGCGTGGGGGGTCGGCGGGAGGTCTACGACGAGGAGGTCGTAGGCCTCGGAGAGGGCCGCGTCTCGCAGTGCGCGCAGGAGGGCCAGTTCCTCGGCGCCGGGGAGGGGGGTGAGTTCCTCGGCGTCCAGGCGTGCCGCGCCCAGGAGTTCGAGGGCGGTGGAGGCGCGGTCCTGGAAGGCGGTGAGGTCGGCGCGGAAGGACTCCGTCGCGTCCGGGCGCCAGGCGGTGAGGTGTTCGGTGACCCTTGCCGGTGCCGGTCCTGTCGCCGCGCCCAGGGCGGCGCCGAGGGTGTCGGCACGGTCGGCACCGAGGAGGAGCGTGCGGGTGCCGGTGCCTGCGGCGGCTTGTGCGGTGGCTGCGGCGAGGGTGCTTCGGCCGCTGCCGCCTGGGCCGGTGATCAGGAGGGTGCGCATATGAGTGAACGGTAGTCGCTCGGTGGGGGCCGGGCGCCGTTGCCGGGGGCTGCCGCCCCCAGACCCCCGCTTCGGCCCTGAAGGGGCCTCGTCCTCAAACGCCGGACGGGCTGGGTATTGGCGGCCCGCGCTGAAAGGCACCGGGCGGGCTGGATGTTGGTGGCCTGTACTGCAAGGCAGCGGACGGGCTGGATGTTGGCGGCCTCTACTGCACGGCACCGGACGGGCCGGATATTGGCAACCTGTGCTTAATGGCACCGGACGAGCTGGATATCAGCGGCCTGTGCGGTAAGGCACCGGACCGACTGGACATCAGCGGCCCACGTCGAAAAGGCGCCGGACGTGCCGGATTGGGTCAGCCTGCGTTGGAAAGTGAGCCCCGCACCGGCTGGATGGTGCCCGCCCGCGCTGGAGCATGAGCGTCAGCCGAGCTGGGTCGGACCGACCAGCACTGGAAGGTGAGCGTCAGGCAAGCCGAGTGATCCCCGCCGCACTGGAAGGTGACCGGCAGACAAGCTGAGTGATCCCCGCCGCACCGAAAATTGAGCGTCAGGCGCGCTGGGCTGTACCGACCAGCACCGGAAGGTGAGCGTCAGACGACCTGGATGATGCCCGCCCGCGCTGCGAAGCGAGCGACAGCCAGGCTGGACGATGCCGACCTGCGTTGCAAAGCGAGCGCCAGCCAAGCTCGATGGTCCCGACCTGCACCGTAAAGCGAGCGCCAGCCAAGCTCGTCCATGCCGACCTGCGCCGCAAAGCAAGCGTCAGCCAAACTCGATAGTCCCGACCTGCACCGCAAAGCAAGCGCCAGCCGAACTCAATAGTGCTGCCTGCACCGCGAAGCGAGCGCCAGCCAAGCTCGACCATGCCGACCGGCACCGCAAAGCAGGCGTCAACCCAGCTCGACCATGCCAACCTGCACCGCAAAGCGCGCCCCAGCCAAGCCGGACGGTGCCGCCCCAAGCCGCGAAGCCCCCGCCCCCACCCGCGACTCAGCCCCCTGCTCCCCCGCTCCCCCTACTTCTCCCCCGACTCCACCCGCTTCTTCAACCCCGCCAGCGCCCGGTCGATGATGACCTTCTCCGCCTTGCGCTTGATCATGCCCAGCATGGGGATCTTGACGTCCACCGTGAGGAGGTACGTGACCTCCGTGGCGCCCGCGCCCGTGGGCTTGAGGAGGTAGGAGCCGTCCAGGGAGCGGAGCATCTGGGACTTGACGAGGGTCCAGGAGACCTCGTTGTCGCCGGTCCAGGTGTACGCCAGGGTCTGGTCGTCCTTGATCGCGCCGGCGTCCATGACGAGCCGGACCTGTTCGGCGCGGCCCCGTTCGTCGGTCTTGAGGACGTCCGCCTCCTTCACCTCGCCGGTCCAGTCCGGGTAGCGGGCGAAGTCGGCGATCACCTCCATGACGTCGGCCGGTGCCGCCTCGATCGTGATGCTCGAACTGGTGTGTTCCGCCATCGCTGTGGCTCCTCCAGATGCGGACCGGCAGGGCGTCGTCATGCGCGTGTGCGTGCAGCGTGAAGGCTACCTCTCCGCCGACCGCCCCAACGCACCCCCTACCTGCGGACATCAGGGCGGACATCAGGGGGAGAGATCAGGGGAGCTCACCATTCCAGCGCCCACGGCTTGCCGGTCCCCGCGAAGTGCCCCACGTTCACGCACTCGGTCGCCCCGATCCGCATCCGCCGTACGAGCGGCTGGTGGACGTGGCCGAACAGTGAATAGCGGGGCCTGGTGCGGCGGATGGCGTCCAGGAGGGCACGGCTGCCGCGTTCGAAGCGGCGCGCGACGGTGTCGTAGACCAGCTCGGGGACCTCGGGCGGGATGTGCGTGCACAGGACGTCGACCTCGCCGACCGCCTCGATCTTCGCGGCGTACTCCTCGTCGCTGATCTCGTACGGCGTGCGCATGGGGGTGCGCAGGCCGCCGCCGACGAAGCCGAAGGTGCGGCCGCCGATCTCGACGCGGTCGCCGTCGAGGACCGTCGTGCCGGGGCCCGCGTACTCGGGCCACAGGGTCGGCATGTCGACGTTGCCGTAGGTGGCGTACGTCGGGGTGGGGAAGGCGGCGAACATCTCTGCGTACTGTTTGCGGACCGCCTTCTCGATCAGGGCCGCGCGGTCCCCGCCGACCGCGCTCCAGAGGCGGGCGCCGAGTTCGCGGGCCTCCTCGAAGCGGCGGGCGGTGCGCAGCTCGACCAGGCGGTCGGCGTTCTCCTCGCCGAACAGCTCGGGGAAGATGCCGCGCGAGTGATCGGCGTAGTCGAGGAAGAGGACGAGGTCGCCCAGGCAGATCAGGGCGTCGGCACCCTCGCCGGCTCTGGCCAGGTCACGGGCGTTGCCGTGCACGTCGCTGACCACATGGATTCTCGTCCCGGAGTTTCCGGCTGGTGTGGGTGCCATGACGATCAAGGGTAGGCGTGTGCGGCAAACGTGAACAGTGGCGGCGGACCTTGCGGTTACTGGCCAGTTAAGAAAGGCGTGGACTACTGTGCGCGAGGAAACACCAATCTGTGTGACGCAGCGAACATCTCGCCGGACCCCCCTGTCGTAGGAGCCATACCGACGGGTAACGTCCGGGCAGTCCAGTCGTGCTCAGGATTTCAATCACCCGGTCCTGACGCACCTGCCCGAGCCTTGGACCGGACCGTCGCATCACACAACGTCGTGGCGCCGGCGCCCTATGAGGAGCAGCAGTCTTGCGCGAGTTCAGCCTTCCGGCTTTGTACGAGGTCCCCGCGGACGGCAATCTGACCGACATCGTCCGCAGAAACGCCGCGCAGCACCCAGATGTCGCCGTCATCGCGCGTAAGGCGAACGGCGGCTGGCAGGACGTGACCGCCACGGTCTTCCTCGCCGAGGTGCACGCCGCCGCCAAGGGGCTCATCGCCTCCGGCGTCCAGCCCGGCGACCGGGTCGGGCTGATGTCCCGCACGCGGTACGAGTGGACGCTGCTCGACTTCGCGATCTGGTGTGCGGGCGCGATCACCGTGCCGGTGTACGAGACCAGTTCACCGGAGCAGGTGCAGTGGATCCTGAGCGACTCCGGCGCCACCGCCGTGATCGTCGAGCAGGACGCGCACGCCGCCGCCGTCGAGTCGGTGCGCGCGCACCTGCCCGCCCTCAAGCACGTCTGGCAGATCGACACCGGCGCGATCGAGGAGCTGGACCGCGCGGGCAAGGACATCAGCGACGCGACCGTCGAGGAGCGCAGCTCGCTGGCGAAGGCCGACGACCCGGCGACCATCGTGTACACGAGTGGCACCACCGGCCGGCCCAAGGGCTGTGTGCTCACCCACCGCAGCTTCTTCGCGGAGTGCGGCAACATCGTGGAGCGGCTGCGCCCGCTGTTCCGCACCGGCGAGTGCTCGGTGCTGCTGTTCCTGCCGCTCGCGCACGTCTTCGGACGGCTCGTGCAGATCGCGCCGATGATGGCGCCGATCAAGCTGGGCCTGGTCCCGGACATCAAGAACCTCACCGATGAACTCGCCTCGTTCCGGCCGACGTTGATCCTCGGTGTGCCGCGGGTCTTCGAGAAGGTCTACAACTCGGCGCGCGCCAAGGCGCAGGCCGACGGCAAGGGCAAGATCTTCGACAAGGCGGCCGACACCGCGATCGCGTACAGCCGCGCGCTGGACACGCCGTCGGGTCCGTCCCTCGGTCTGAAGATCAAGTACAAGACCTTCGACAAGCTCGTCTACAGCAAGCTGCGTGCCGTCCTCGGCGGGCGGGGCGAGTACGCGATCTCCGGGGGCGCCCCGCTGGGCGAGCGGCTCGGTCACTTCTTCCGGGGGATCGGCTTCACCGTCCTCGAGGGCTACGGGCTGACCGAGTCCTGTGCCGCCACCGCGTTCAACCCCTGGGACCGCACGAAGATCGGCACGGTCGGGCAGCCGCTGCCCGGCTCGGTCGTACGCATCGCGGACGACGGCGAGGTGCTGCTGCACGGCGAGCACCTGTTCAAGGGGTACTGGAACAACGAGGCCGCCACGGCCGAGGCGCTCGCGGACGGCTGGTTCCACACCGGGGACATCGGCACCCTCGACGAGGACGGCTACCTCAGCATCACCGGGCGCAAGAAGGAGATCATCGTCACCGCGGGCGGCAAGAACGTCGCCCCGGCCGTGATCGAGGACCGCATCCGCGCGCACGCGCTGGTCGCGGAGTGCATGGTCGTCGGCGACGGGCGGCCGTTCGTGGGCGCGCTGGTCACCATCGACGACGAGTTCCTGGGCCGCTGGGCTGCCGAGCACGGCAAGGCGGCGGGTTCCACCGCGGCGTCGCTGCGTGACGATCCGGATCTCTTGCAGGCGATCCAGGACGCTGTCGACGACGGCAACGCCGCGGTGTCGAAGGCGGAATCGGTGCGGAAGTTCCGCATTCTGTCCTCCCAGTTCACGGAGGAGTCGGGCCACTTGACGCCGTCCCTGAAGCTCAAGCGCAATGTGGTGGCCAAGGACTACGCGGACGAGATCGAGGCCATCTACCAGAAGTAGACGGGTAGTTGGGGCATCCTTTCGGGAGTCGCTCGGGGATTCACTCGGGGATCCGCTCGGGGATCCGCTCAGGGATTCAGAAGTCCTCGGCGAGGACCCGTTCCAGCGTGCGCTCGGCGAGCGCGGTGATGGTGACGAACGGGTTCACGCCGATGTTGCCGGGCACCAGCGAACCGTCCGTGATGTACAGCTTCGAATACCCCTTCACCCGGCCGTAGTTGTCGGTCGCGCTGCCCAACACACAGCCGCCCAGCGGGTGGTAGCAGAAGTCGTCCGCGAACACCTTGTTGGCCGTGCCGAACAGGTCGTACCGGTAGAGCGTCGCGTTGGCCGAGTTGATCCGGTCGAACAGCTTCTTGGCCATCGCGACCGAGACCGCGCTCTGCGCCGCGGTCCAGCCGAGCTTCACCGTGCCGCTCGCCGAGTCGTAGGTGAAGGACGCCCGTTGGGGGTTCTTGGTGATCGCCAGATAGAGGCTCACCCAGGTCTCGAACCCGATGGGCAGCGGGGCGATCTCCGCGAAGACCGGGTTGTCGGTGTTGGCCCAGTCGTCGATGCCCATGACCGGCATCGTCGCCTGGTTGGCGCCGGTGGTGTCCCAGATGTGGTTGGCGCGGCCCACCATGGTGTTGCCGTTGGGTCCCCAGCCCGCCCCGACCGTGGAGCTGAGCGCGGGCAGGGTGCCCGTGTCCCGGGCGCGCACGAGGAGTTCGGTGGTGCCGAGGCTGCCGCCGCCGAGGAACAGATAGGTGCAGTTGTACTGCTTGGTCTCGACGACCGCGCCGGTGTCGTCGATCCGGTCGACGGTCAGCACGTACGACCCGTCGCTCGCCCGCGTGACGGCCTTCACCTTCTCCATGGTGTGGATGGTGACCTTGCCGGTGCCGAGCGCCGAGGCGAGATAGGTCTTGTCGAGGCTCTTCTTGCCGTAGTTGTTGCCGTAGATGACCTCCTGGGCCAGCGCGGACTTGGTGGCGGTGCCGGCCGCCTCCTTCTGCATGTAGCCGAAGTCGTAGACGTTGGGCACGAAGGTGGTCGTCAGCCCGGTGTTCGTGGCGGCCTTCCGTGAGGTGCGGGTGAACTGGTACCACTCGGTCGACTCGAACCACGTCGGGTCGACGGTGTTGACGCCGAGCATGGTGCGGGCGCGCGGGAAGTACGTGTTGTACATCGCGGCGGCGTCCACGGCGGGGAACTGCTCGGTGAAGTACGACTGGCGCGGGGTGACCGCCATCCCGCCGTTGACCAGCGAGCCGCCGCCGACCCCGCGTCCCACGTACACGGACATGTTGTCGTAGTGCACGCGGTCCAGGACGCCGGGATACAGGCCGATGTCCTTGTTGACGACGTCCAGCCACAGGAAGCTGGCGAGCGGGGCCTCGGTGCGGGTCTTGAACCACATCGAGCGCTGGTCCGGGGCGGCGGTGGAACAGAAGATCTTGCCGTCGGAGCCTGCCGTGTTCCAGAGCTTGCCCATCTCCAGGACGAGGGTGGTGACGCCGGCCTGGCCCAGGCGGAGGGCGGCGACCGCGCCGCCGTAGCCGGAACCCACGACGATCGCGGGCGCGGTCTGGACGGCGGCGGGTTCGACGGCCTGCGCGGACTGGAGGCCGATACGGGTGAGACCGGCCGTGGCGGCGGTCTGGAGGGCGATCATGCCCAGGATTTGACGTCTCGTCAACTGATGCTGCGTCAGTTTTGCTGTCATGCGCGCAGCATGTGCGGATTATTCGGTTCCGCCTAGCCCTCCGTGTGCAACAAGGTTTTCAATTTCTCCGCGAGTAGATCCCAGCGCCACTTCTCCTCGACCCACTGCCGTCCCCGCTCGCCCATGTTCTGCCGCAACTCCGGGTCCCCCAGCAGCGCGACGATCCGGTCGGCGGCCTCCTCCGGGGACCCGCCGCGGATGACCCACCCCGTCTCGCCGTCGAGCACCGCGTCGGGCGCGCCGCCGGAGTCACCGGCGACGACGGGCAGCCCGGTGGCGGACGCCTCCAGGTAGACGATGCCGAGCCCCTCCACGTCGAGCCCGCCGCGCCGGGTGCGGCACGGCATGGCGAAGACGTCACCGGCGCCGTAGTGCGCGGGCAGTTCGGACCAGGGCACGGCGCCGGTGAACCGCACCGAGTCGCTCACGCCCGTCTCCCGCACCAGCCTGCGCAGCTCCTTCTCGTACGGGCCGCCGCCCACGATCAGCAGGACGGCGTCGGGCTGCCGGGCGAGGATGCGCGGCATGGCGAGGATCAGCGTGTCCTGCCCCTTGCGCGGCACGAGCCGCGAGACGCACACGACGACGGGCCGCTCGGTCAGCCCGAGCCGCGCCCGGACCTCGGCGCCGCCGGATCCTGGGTGGAAGACCTTCTCGTCGACACCGGGCGGCAGTTGGACCATCCGCGCCGCCGCCTCCGGACTCAGCGCACCGGCGATCCGCGACCGGGTGTACTCCCCGAGGTAGGTGATCGTGTCCGTCGACTCCCCGATGCGGTGCAGGAGTTGACGCGCGGCGGGCAACTGCGCCCACCCGGCCTCGTGCCCGTGCGTGGTCGCCACCAGCCGCTCGGCACCGGCCTTCCGCAGCGCCGGCGCCATCAGCCCGAGCGGCGCCGCCGCCCCGAACCACACCGCCGTACACCCGTGTTCACGCAGCAGCCCGACGGCCCCGCGGGTCGCCGCGGGCGTCGGCAGCAGCATCGTCGTGGAGTCCCGTACGACGGTGAAGGGCTGCTCGGCGTCGAAGGCGGCCGTCGCCTCCGCGCCCTCCCGGCCGCGCTTCCAGGTCGAGGCGTAGACGACGAGCCGCTCGGGCTCCAGCCGTAGCGCCATGTTGTGCAGAAAAGCCTGGATGCCACCGGGCCGGGGCGGAAAGTCATTGGTCACGATCAGGGTCTTGCGCACGCGGGAGACCCTACCGGGCGAGTACGCACAGCTCGGCACGGCCGCGCTTCATGGCCATCGCACAGCAGGTCGGGAGAACATGTGGCCCTCACCCGGCAGGCACGCACGGAACAGGGGCTCAGGTGGAGATCGCGGGCGCGAGACGGCGACTGGCGCTGCTGCTCGGAACCTGGGGGCTGACCAGGCTGGTACTGCTGCTGTTCGTCTTCAAGGTGCTCGTGTTCCCGGGTCCGGACGTCACCAGCGACGTGTCGGTGATCTACCAGGGCTGGTACGAGACGCTGCGGCACGGTTCCTTCCCGCTGGACGACGTCACCTGGCAGTACCCGCCCGCCGCCGCCCTCCCGATCCTCTCCCCCGCCCTGCTGGGCTTCCTGGACTACGCGTCGGCGTTCTTCGTCCTGGCCTTCCTGGCCGACCTGACGGTCCTGGCACTCCTGCTCTACACGGGCCTGCGCCCCGGCCGGACGCTGCGCGGTGCCTGGGTGTGGGTCGCGGGCGTCCCGCTCCTCGGCCCGACCGTGTACGCGCGCTACGACGTGATGGTGACCGCGGTCGCCGTGGCCGCGCTGCTGGCCGGCGCCCGGCACCCGCGCGTGATGGGCGCGCTGGTCGGCTTCGGGGCGCTGCTGAAGGTGTGGCCTGCGCTGCTCCTGCTGGGCGCGGTCAAGCGCCGTGCGTGGGGCGCGGCGGCGGTGACGGTCGTGGTGGTCGCCGGTGTCTTCGCGGTCTCGATGCCGGGCGCGTTCGCCTTCCTGACCTTCCAGCGCGAGCGGGGCACGGAGGTGGAGTCGCTGGGCTCGCTGGTCTTCCATGTGGCCCGGCACTTCGACTGGCAGGGCGAGGTGCTCCTGAACTACGGCTCGGTCGAGTTCGTCGGCCCGTACGTCAACTGGGTCAGCACGGCGGCCCTGGGCCTCACCGCGCTGGCCTTCGGCTGGCTCATGCTCTGGCGGCTCATGGCGGCCCGCTTCCTGCCGCACACCCTCGCGGACGCGGCCTTCGTGGCGGTCCTTATGTTCACGGTCACCAGCCGGGTGATCAGCCCCCAGTACGTCGTCTGGCTGATCGGCCTGGCAGCCGTCTGCTCCTGCTTCCGCGCCAGCCGCATGAGACTCCCGGTCGGCCTGGTCCTGGCGGCGGCCTTCGTCACGGTCCTGGAGTTCCCGCTCTGGTTCGCCCACGTGGTCGCGAGCGACGGGCTGGGCATCGTCCTCCTGCTGGTCCGCAACGGCCTGCTGGTCGCCGCGGCGGTGACGAGCGCACGCGAACTGTGGCGGGCGTCGGTCACCTGGGCGGACGTACCGCCGCTGCCGGCTCAGGCGACGCGGTCGAAGGCCACTTCGGCGCCCTCCTGACTCCGGGCCCGCCGGCGGAACAGTACGGCGACCACCGCACACTGCACCCCCATCGCGAGCGCCAGCGCCCCGCACACCCCCGGCAGTCCGAACCCCGACAACCCGTACGCCAACGGGAGTTGGACCGCCGTACCGAGCACCGTCACCCGGAGCAGCGCCGGTGCTCCGCCGCTCCCCTCGAAGACCCCGCCGAGTGCGATGAAGCACGCCATCAGCAGCAGGTAGGGGCCGACGCAGCGCAGGAACAGCGTGCCCTCGTGGGCGACTTGGGGTCCGGCGCCGAAGGCGGCCATGATCCAGGGGGCGGTGAGGAGGAACAGGACGGCCGCCCCGACCCCCACGGTCCCGGACACGAGCATCGCCTCCCGCCCGATCTCCCGTCGTGCGTCCCTGCCCTCGCCCCGCAGGTGCGAGGTGTGGATGGCGGCGGCCTGGCGCACGGAGTAGAAGGCCATCGTCGCCACGTACAGGACCTTGTAGGCGATGGCGTACGCGGCCACCTCCGTCACCCCCAGCCGCGCCACGATCGCGACCAGCACCAGCGTTCCGGTCTGCCGGACGGTGAAGTCGGCCGACATCGGCAACCCGGTCGTCAGCGTCCGGCGCAGCGCGGCGGGGACGGACTCCGCGGGGGCGACCTCCGTACGCAGCAGGGCATTTCGGCGCAGCGCGCGCAGCCCCACCGCCAACGCCACGACCCGGCACAGCACGGTCGAGACGGCGGCGCCCCGGACGCCGTAGAGGTGGATGAGGAACGGGTCGCAGACGAGGATGAGCCCGTTGGCGAGCAGGGCCAGGCGCATCGGGGTGCGGGTGTCGCCGGTGCCTTTGAGGATGCCGTCGACGAGTTGCTGGACGTAGAAGACCGCGATGCCCGGCAGGGAGATCGCGAAGTAGTCGACCGTGAGCCGGAGTTCGGGGCCACTGCCGCCGAGGAGCAGGCGGGCCAGCGGTTCGCGGAGCAGGAAGCCTGCCGCCATGACGATCGGTGTGACCAGCGCGCACAGGGCCCAGCCGCCGCGTACGGCGGACCGTACGGCGGCCGGGTCGCGGGCTCCCCTCGCGTGGGCGACCAGCACGGTCGTACCGGAGGCGAAGACCAGGGCGATGCCGAGGAGGACGTTCTCGGTGTTGGTCGCGACGGCCACGGCTGCGACGGCGGGGCCGCCGAGCCGGGAGACCCAGACCGTGTTGATGATCCCGGCGGCGACGGAGGCGAGGAGTGAGAGGTAGACGGGGTGGGCGAGCGATATGAGCTGCCGGCGGTGGGCGTTCACGGGCGACTCCCTCTTATCGAGCTACCTCGTTTAGAGGTAGCTCGATAAGAGGTATCATGAGGACATCGCGCCCGCAAGGAGGACACATGCTGGAGCTCTCGATCCTGGGCTTCCTCGCCGAACAGCCGCTCCACGGCTACGAGTTGAAGGAACGCATCAAGGCACTCAGCGGCCATGTCCGCCCGGTCAGCGACGGCGCGCTCTACCCGGCGATCACCCGCCTGGTCACCGCCGGCAAGCTCGACCAGCGCACGGAGGAGGGCGCGAGCGCGGCACCGCGCCGGGTCCTGTCCCTCACCGAGAAGGGCCGCGAGGACCTCCTGGAACGGCTCCGGCACCCCAAGCCGGCCGAGATCACGGACCACGTCCGCTTCAACACGGTCCTGGCCTTCCTACGGCACCTGCCGGACCGGCGGGAGCAGGCCGCCGTACTGCGCCGGCGGCTGGAGTTCCTGGAGACCCCGGCGAGTTTCTTCTACCGGGACGGCGAGCCCGTACGGGCGGAGGAGACCCAAGACCTGTTCCGGCAGGGCATGTTGAGGGTCGCGCGGGCGACGGGCGCGGCGGAGCGGGAGTGGCTCACGGAGGCCATCTCCCGGCTCGATCAGCCGAGTTGAGCCCGAAGGTAGTCCCGCCACTGCTCCGTGAAGTCGGCCAGGGTCGTGCCCAGGACGTCCTTCATCGCGTCCTCCACCGCCCCCGCCCGCTTCTTGTGGGTGCCGACCGCCCGGTAGAACTTGCCCAGTTGGTCGACTCCCCAGCGGTCCTGGATCATGCGGCAGGCCATCCAGCCACCCTCGTACGCCTGGGCCAGCTTCGTGGGGTCGCCGCTGAAGCCGAAGTCCTTGTCGGTGGGGAGGGCGGTCGGGACGTCGCCGTCCAGGACGGCGCGGTACAGCTCCGGGGCGGCCTGGGTCGGGGTTCGGCCGGTGCCCCGGTAGCCGATCCAGTCGGCGTAGCCCTCCGAGAGCCAGAGGGGGGTCGCGGCGGTGGTGCGGGCACGGGTGGCCACGTGGGTCGTCTCGTGGGTCAGCACGACCTGCTTGCCGACCGAGCCGAGGAGCGCGTACGCGTCCGGGTTGACGATGATCCGGTCCGCGGGCGCGCTGCCCGAGCCTCCCGCCTCGCCGGTCGTCACCGCGGCGATGCCCCGGTAGGAGGCCGCAGGTGAGCCCAGGAGGCCCGCCATGCCGTTCAGGGAGCCGGGGACGAGCACGACGACGTGCCGGGTCCAGTCGGTGCCCCAGGCGTCCGACACGGCCGGTACGGCGTGATCCGCGAGGGAGCGGTAGGTCCGGAGGATGTCGACGTCCTGCCCGACCCCCATCACGAGGCTGTGCGCGCCCTCGACGACGCTCACCTTCCCCTGGTCCCACAACTGCTGGCCGGACTTCTTCGCGGGCTTGTCGGTGTCCACGTACCACTGCCCGTCCGCGGTGAGGCGCAGGCCGAGCGTGCGGCCGACCGTGACGGGTGAGGTGTCGTAGCCCTTGACCCGGTAGCTCAGTTCGGCGTCGGCGGTCGCGGTGGCGCCGCTGGGGTGGAGGGCGGTCAGCCGGTAGGACCAGGAGGCGAGGGGGACGGCGCTCACGTTCTCGTACGCCGCGCGGGCGCCGGTCTTCGTGTACGCCGTCTCGTCGTGGTGCAGGACGGCGGCGGACCGGCGGTCGAGGAGACGCTGGACCTCGGCCTTCGCGCTGTCCGCCACCGGCGGGCCACCACACCCCACCAGCGACCCGAGCAGCAGACACAGCGCGAGCACTCCGGAGCGCGACGCCCGCCTACGACCAGTCACTTCCCGATCGTACGACCCTTTCGCGCCGGTTCAGACCCTCGTGACCGACGAGACCGGCATCATGCCGACCGGGTCGTAGCGCACCGGCGCGCCGGGGTAGGGGGCGTGGATGACCTGCCCGTTGCCCACGTACATGCCGACATGGCTGGCGTCGGAGCGGTAGACGACCAGGTCGCCGGGCTGGGCCTGGGAGAGCGGGACCTGCCGGCCGGCGTAGCGCTGCTCCTGCGAGGTGCGCGGGAGGTGGACGCCCGCCCGGGCGTACGACCACTGCATCAGGCCGGAGCAGTCGAAGCCGCCGGGGCCGTTGGCGCCCCAGATGTACGGCTTGCCGAGGGCCATGCGGGCGGCGGCCACCGCGGCGGCGGCGCGGCCCGAGGACGGGACGCCGGCACCGAGGTCGGGGATGTCCTCGCGGGCGGAGCGGGAGGCCCGGTCGAAGGAGGCGCGCTCGGCCAGGGGCATCTGGTTGAGCAGTTGCCGGGCCTTGGCGAGTTTCTGTTCGACGGTCTTCTTGTGGGTGGCGACGGCCTTGCGGCTGCGCTCCAGTTCGGCGAGGTGTCCGGCGGCCTCGGTGCGTTCCTGGGCCAGCTCGCGCATGGCCTCCTGGAGGTCCTTGAGCTGGCCCGCCTGCTGGTTGGTGATCCGGTCGAGGACGGAGGCCTTGTCGAGGTAGTCGGCCGGGTCGTCGGAGAACAGCAGCGCGACGGTGGGGTCGATGCCGCCGGAGCGGTACTGGGCGCCGGCGAGTGAACCCAGCGCGTCCCGCATGGTGTTGATGCGCTGCTGCTGCCGGGCGATCCGGTCCTGGGCGTCGCTCACCTGCCGGTGCAGCGCCCCGGCGCTCTCGTCGGCCTTGTCGTAGGCCTCGGTCGCCCGCTCGGCCTCCTGGTAGAGCCGGTCCACCTCGGCCCGGGAGTCGTCGTGCGGCGCGGCCACGGCGGAGGTGGCCGGCAGGGCGCCGAGTGCGGCTGCCGCCGCGCTCAACACACAGACCGCGGCACTGGCGCCTCGGTCGAACCCGGACGGTGCAAGGCGACGACGGGATCCCACGGGAAGCCGCACTTCCTTCCGCTGGCGGACACGGACCGCTCCCCCGGTGCGGGGAAACGCGCCAGACAGTAGCTCCGTGAAGGGGTGCGGGCCAAAGACCTCCGCGGACACATAACGTGACACCCCGCCCAAGACGCAGGTCATGGGCGGGGCGTGGGGTCAGTGTGGTGTGTCGCGATTCGCCCGTTCGGGCGGTGCCGCGGGGCCGGTTTCGGTCGGACCGGGCCAGATCAAATCAGATCCGGACGCCGAACTCGAACGTCATGTTGCCGATCGACTCGTAGCGCACCACGGCACCGGTGTGCGGGGCGTGCAGCACCTGGCCGTTGCCCGCGTAGAGGCCGACGTGGTGGTAGTCGCCGTAGAAGATGACCAGGTCGCCGACCTTGAGGTCGCTCTGGCTGTAGATGCGGGTGCCGGCGTTCGCCTGGGCCTCGGACGTGCGGGGTATGGAGACGCCGGCCTGCGCGTAGGCCCAGGAGGTGAGGCCCGAGCAGTCGAAGGAGGACGGTCCGGAGGCGCCGTAGACGTACGGCGAGCCGATCACGGACTGGGCGGCGGCGAAGGCGGAGGCGGCCCGACCGGAGGCGGAACCGGTGTTGCCGAGGTCCA from Streptomyces sp. NBC_01478 includes the following:
- a CDS encoding MATE family efflux transporter, yielding MNAHRRQLISLAHPVYLSLLASVAAGIINTVWVSRLGGPAVAAVAVATNTENVLLGIALVFASGTTVLVAHARGARDPAAVRSAVRGGWALCALVTPIVMAAGFLLREPLARLLLGGSGPELRLTVDYFAISLPGIAVFYVQQLVDGILKGTGDTRTPMRLALLANGLILVCDPFLIHLYGVRGAAVSTVLCRVVALAVGLRALRRNALLRTEVAPAESVPAALRRTLTTGLPMSADFTVRQTGTLVLVAIVARLGVTEVAAYAIAYKVLYVATMAFYSVRQAAAIHTSHLRGEGRDARREIGREAMLVSGTVGVGAAVLFLLTAPWIMAAFGAGPQVAHEGTLFLRCVGPYLLLMACFIALGGVFEGSGGAPALLRVTVLGTAVQLPLAYGLSGFGLPGVCGALALAMGVQCAVVAVLFRRRARSQEGAEVAFDRVA
- a CDS encoding PadR family transcriptional regulator is translated as MLELSILGFLAEQPLHGYELKERIKALSGHVRPVSDGALYPAITRLVTAGKLDQRTEEGASAAPRRVLSLTEKGREDLLERLRHPKPAEITDHVRFNTVLAFLRHLPDRREQAAVLRRRLEFLETPASFFYRDGEPVRAEETQDLFRQGMLRVARATGAAEREWLTEAISRLDQPS
- a CDS encoding C40 family peptidase; the encoded protein is MGSRRRLAPSGFDRGASAAVCVLSAAAAALGALPATSAVAAPHDDSRAEVDRLYQEAERATEAYDKADESAGALHRQVSDAQDRIARQQQRINTMRDALGSLAGAQYRSGGIDPTVALLFSDDPADYLDKASVLDRITNQQAGQLKDLQEAMRELAQERTEAAGHLAELERSRKAVATHKKTVEQKLAKARQLLNQMPLAERASFDRASRSAREDIPDLGAGVPSSGRAAAAVAAARMALGKPYIWGANGPGGFDCSGLMQWSYARAGVHLPRTSQEQRYAGRQVPLSQAQPGDLVVYRSDASHVGMYVGNGQVIHAPYPGAPVRYDPVGMMPVSSVTRV
- a CDS encoding glycosyltransferase family 87 protein gives rise to the protein MEIAGARRRLALLLGTWGLTRLVLLLFVFKVLVFPGPDVTSDVSVIYQGWYETLRHGSFPLDDVTWQYPPAAALPILSPALLGFLDYASAFFVLAFLADLTVLALLLYTGLRPGRTLRGAWVWVAGVPLLGPTVYARYDVMVTAVAVAALLAGARHPRVMGALVGFGALLKVWPALLLLGAVKRRAWGAAAVTVVVVAGVFAVSMPGAFAFLTFQRERGTEVESLGSLVFHVARHFDWQGEVLLNYGSVEFVGPYVNWVSTAALGLTALAFGWLMLWRLMAARFLPHTLADAAFVAVLMFTVTSRVISPQYVVWLIGLAAVCSCFRASRMRLPVGLVLAAAFVTVLEFPLWFAHVVASDGLGIVLLLVRNGLLVAAAVTSARELWRASVTWADVPPLPAQATRSKATSAPS